A window of Citrus sinensis cultivar Valencia sweet orange chromosome 7, DVS_A1.0, whole genome shotgun sequence contains these coding sequences:
- the LOC102627022 gene encoding cytokinin riboside 5'-monophosphate phosphoribohydrolase LOG1-like: MEEKKEAKSRFKRVCVFCGSSPDYKYCYRKAAVDLGNELVSKGLDLVYGGGSVGLMGLISEAVHRGGRHVLGIIPKALMKKELTGVTLGEVKPVDHMHQRKAEMARNADCFIALPGGFGTLEELFEVTTWSQLGIHNKPVGLMNVEGYYDPILNFIDKSIDEGFIYPSQRSIIVSASNAKELVQKLEDYVPSHDGVVAKAKWETEEAEASTSDLKTETAP, from the exons ATGGAGGAGAAGAAAGAGGCCAAATCAAGATTCAAAAGAGTCTGTGTTTTCTGCGGGAGCAGTCCTGACTACAAATATTGCTACCGTAAGGCTGCCGTTGACCTCGGCAATGAACTG GTTTCCAAGGGATTGGATCTTGTTTATGGAGGAGGAAGTGTTGGCTTGATGGGTTTGATTTCCGAAGCGGTTCATCGTGGTGGCAGACATGTTTTAGG aATCATTCCCAAAGCCCTTATGAAAAAAGAG CTGACTGGAGTAACACTTGGAGAGGTCAAACCAGTTGACCACATGCACCAAAGGAAAGCTGAGATGGCTCGGAATGCTGACTGTTTTATTGCCTTGCCAg GCGGATTTGGAACTCTAGAAGAGTTATTTGAAGTGACCACATGGTCCCAGCTGGGAATCCACAACAAGCCTGTGGGTTTGATGAATGTGGAAGGATATTACGACCCTATTCTCAACTTCATCGACAAATCTATTGATGAGGGCTTCATTTACCCTTCTCAGCGAAGCATAATTGTCTCTGCTTCCAATGCTAAAGAACTTGTCCAAAAACTTGAGGACTACGTGCCTTCGCACGATGGAGTCGTCGCAAAGGCCAAGTGGGAAACCGAAGAGGCTGAAGCCAGTACATCTGATTTGAAGACCGAGACTGCTCCTTAG